Proteins encoded by one window of Brevibacterium atlanticum:
- a CDS encoding PIN domain-containing protein gives MSDAPAGNIRVAVLDACALVPIRLATTLLWLSEAGIFELLWSDQILDEVQRNLPKLGISGEKAAHRVRTMRDAFGEAALVDDFEHLIADMTCDPKDRHVLAAAVRAEADTLVTFNLKDFPPDSTSGLQVDALHPDTFLTGLLAEDPVGVVEALRRGSADLRNPAQTATDFLASLTGTVPIFANLAADQIRSRDESPDEPTSPITALVSADQDEAVAAFGEAGDLTDPAQVALQWWTVLDEEPDVARGLTFVPRAWGDYQWAIDMLADKSLASRVIRAVDEPDRIAFMRFIPEVAATAQAFAAYATTVTFLILVRLDDRTWRVWGLGPALLAAKDIVGDA, from the coding sequence GTGAGCGACGCACCAGCGGGGAACATCCGAGTCGCCGTCCTCGATGCGTGCGCACTGGTGCCGATCAGACTGGCGACAACGTTGCTGTGGCTATCCGAAGCGGGGATCTTCGAACTGCTCTGGTCGGACCAGATCCTCGATGAGGTTCAACGCAACCTCCCGAAGCTCGGCATCAGCGGGGAGAAGGCCGCCCACCGCGTGCGCACGATGCGTGATGCCTTCGGCGAAGCCGCACTCGTCGACGACTTCGAGCATCTGATCGCGGACATGACCTGTGACCCTAAGGACCGCCACGTGCTCGCCGCCGCCGTGCGTGCGGAAGCCGACACGCTCGTGACGTTCAACCTCAAGGACTTCCCGCCGGATTCGACGAGCGGCTTGCAGGTCGATGCCCTCCACCCGGACACGTTCCTGACCGGCCTGCTCGCCGAGGACCCCGTCGGGGTCGTCGAGGCCCTGCGCCGGGGCAGCGCCGACCTGAGGAACCCAGCGCAGACGGCCACGGACTTCCTCGCATCACTGACCGGAACGGTGCCGATCTTCGCCAACCTGGCCGCCGATCAAATCCGCTCCCGCGACGAGAGTCCCGACGAGCCCACCTCGCCGATCACGGCGCTAGTCAGCGCCGACCAGGACGAGGCCGTGGCCGCGTTCGGTGAGGCCGGAGACCTGACCGACCCCGCGCAGGTCGCGCTCCAGTGGTGGACCGTGCTCGATGAAGAACCCGACGTGGCGCGCGGGCTCACCTTCGTGCCCCGAGCGTGGGGCGACTACCAGTGGGCCATCGACATGCTCGCCGACAAGTCGCTCGCGTCAAGAGTGATCCGCGCCGTCGACGAACCAGACCGTATCGCGTTCATGCGCTTCATCCCCGAAGTCGCCGCCACCGCGCAGGCGTTCGCCGCCTACGCGACGACAGTCACTTTTCTCATCCTTGTCAGGCTCGACGACCGTACGTGGCGGGTGTGGGGCCTCGGCCCGGCGCTCCTGGCCGCCAAGGACATCGTCGGCGACGCATAG
- a CDS encoding heavy metal translocating P-type ATPase — protein MIGKTELEAVDAPAAGPSGASLWRRIDRADLARTLFVAACAVAVALGLTWPWPAVPIVAVVGIVVGCWPIAREAFEDIRHRRMSMEASMLIAIVAAAAIGEWTTSLVITAFVLAAEILEDLSMDRGRDALTDLMSFLPETVQVRRSDGTAEVSLAEVTEGDTVVVVPGGRIPVDGTVIAGQSTADQSRITGEPLPVDVTVGDEVFAGSINQVGAVEVRAERVGTDSSFGRIIEAVKEAQSSEPPVQRLADRLAAWLVYLALIGAAITFLVTRDLTSTISVVVVAGACGIAAGTPLAVLAAIARIARSGAFVKSGAHLEALSTVDTVVFDKTGTLTTGAPAVVDVRTADGTDQAGLLVLAAAAESYSEHPLGQAVVDHARAQGLPIGPCDDFVYLPGRGVTAKVAGKAVAAGNRALVPDAPEAVEGQGTATAVHVGIDGSYAGTVLLADTLRESAQAAVAELRRRGLRTMMITGDQEATAQAVAAELGIDDVRAGLLPDEKLAAIDAERAAGRRLAMVGDGVNDAPALARAQVGVAMGSGTDIARESSDVVLISSDLDDLVRTVHVARRARRIVMFNFVGTIAVDLAGMTLAAVGLLSPVAAAFIHVGSETAFILNSARLIPGRARRR, from the coding sequence TTGATCGGCAAGACCGAACTCGAGGCGGTCGACGCGCCAGCCGCAGGACCGTCGGGTGCGAGCCTGTGGCGGCGCATCGACCGGGCCGACCTGGCCCGGACGCTGTTCGTGGCCGCCTGCGCGGTCGCGGTCGCCCTCGGGTTGACCTGGCCATGGCCGGCGGTCCCGATCGTGGCGGTGGTCGGGATCGTGGTGGGCTGCTGGCCGATCGCCCGGGAGGCGTTCGAGGACATCCGGCACCGGCGGATGAGCATGGAGGCCTCCATGCTCATCGCCATTGTCGCGGCGGCCGCGATCGGGGAGTGGACCACCTCTCTGGTGATCACCGCGTTCGTCCTCGCCGCGGAGATCCTCGAGGACCTCTCCATGGACCGCGGACGAGATGCCCTAACCGATCTGATGTCGTTCCTGCCCGAGACCGTGCAGGTCCGCCGGAGCGACGGCACCGCCGAGGTGTCCCTGGCCGAGGTGACCGAGGGGGACACCGTCGTGGTCGTGCCGGGCGGCCGGATCCCGGTCGACGGCACCGTGATCGCGGGCCAGTCGACGGCGGACCAGTCGCGGATCACCGGCGAGCCGCTGCCGGTCGACGTCACGGTCGGCGACGAGGTCTTCGCCGGGTCGATCAACCAGGTCGGCGCGGTCGAGGTCCGGGCCGAGCGGGTCGGCACCGACTCCTCCTTCGGCCGGATCATCGAAGCAGTCAAGGAGGCCCAGTCGAGCGAGCCGCCGGTGCAGCGGCTGGCGGACCGGCTGGCGGCCTGGCTGGTCTACCTCGCCCTGATCGGCGCGGCGATCACCTTCCTGGTCACCCGTGACCTGACCTCAACCATTTCGGTCGTCGTCGTCGCTGGTGCCTGCGGCATCGCCGCCGGCACGCCGCTGGCCGTGCTGGCCGCGATCGCGCGGATCGCCCGGTCCGGGGCCTTCGTCAAGTCCGGCGCGCACCTCGAGGCGCTCTCGACGGTCGACACCGTGGTCTTTGACAAGACTGGGACGCTGACCACCGGCGCACCCGCCGTCGTCGACGTCCGGACCGCTGACGGCACCGACCAGGCCGGCCTGCTGGTGCTCGCCGCCGCGGCAGAGTCCTACTCCGAGCACCCCCTCGGGCAGGCCGTCGTCGACCACGCCCGCGCCCAGGGCCTCCCAATCGGCCCGTGCGACGATTTCGTCTACCTGCCCGGCCGCGGGGTCACCGCCAAGGTCGCCGGCAAGGCTGTCGCGGCCGGCAACCGCGCCCTGGTCCCCGACGCCCCGGAGGCGGTCGAAGGCCAGGGCACCGCCACCGCCGTCCACGTCGGCATCGACGGCAGCTATGCGGGCACGGTACTGCTGGCCGACACCCTCCGCGAGAGCGCGCAGGCCGCCGTGGCCGAGCTGCGCCGCCGCGGCCTGCGGACGATGATGATCACCGGCGACCAGGAGGCGACCGCCCAGGCCGTCGCCGCTGAGCTGGGTATCGACGACGTGCGGGCCGGGCTGCTGCCGGACGAGAAGCTCGCCGCGATCGACGCCGAGCGAGCCGCCGGCCGCAGGCTCGCGATGGTCGGCGACGGCGTCAACGACGCCCCGGCACTGGCCCGCGCCCAGGTTGGCGTCGCCATGGGCTCGGGCACCGACATCGCCCGGGAGTCCTCCGACGTCGTGCTCATCAGCTCCGACCTCGACGACCTGGTCCGCACCGTGCACGTCGCCCGCCGTGCCCGCCGGATCGTGATGTTCAACTTCGTCGGCACCATCGCCGTCGACCTCGCCGGCATGACCCTGGCCGCCGTCGGGCTGCTCTCCCCGGTGGCGGCGGCGTTCATCCACGTCGGCAGTGAGACCGCGTTCATCCTCAACTCCGCCAGGCTGATTCCGGGACGGGCGCGACGTCGATAA
- a CDS encoding ArsR/SmtB family transcription factor, with protein sequence MSEDTKKCTLSPDSQYADFAAEVFTLLSDATRVRIVLALRESEKSVSELAEEVGKSPTVVSQHLAKLRWGKIVAARQEANRAFYSLIDEHARELVAHAVFQAQHVVNSAPAHHMATDGTITADTDSQEAGR encoded by the coding sequence ATGAGTGAAGATACGAAGAAGTGCACGTTGAGCCCGGACAGCCAGTACGCCGATTTCGCCGCCGAGGTGTTTACACTGCTCTCCGACGCGACTCGGGTGCGGATTGTCCTGGCGCTGCGCGAGTCGGAGAAGTCGGTGAGCGAGCTGGCCGAAGAGGTGGGCAAGTCGCCGACGGTGGTCTCCCAGCACCTGGCGAAGCTGCGGTGGGGCAAGATCGTCGCCGCCCGCCAAGAGGCCAATCGCGCGTTCTACAGCCTCATCGACGAGCATGCCCGCGAGCTCGTCGCGCACGCGGTGTTCCAGGCCCAGCACGTCGTCAACTCCGCCCCGGCCCATCACATGGCGACCGACGGGACCATCACCGCCGACACTGATTCGCAAGAGGCCGGGCGTTGA
- a CDS encoding cation diffusion facilitator family transporter, giving the protein MTEHNHAHPHADHEQESGSSAHDHADHDHSRNHGHSHGDGHSHDHGEHGHSHPTGFKGFLYGIFVPHSHDAADSIDDAMEAHSEGIRALKISLVLMLATTVLQAVVVSFSGSVALLADTIHNLSDALTAVPLWIAFVLSRRVATRKYTYGFNRAEDLAGLFIVLMIALSAVIAAWEAIDRMLNPRPMENIGWVIAAGIIGFLGNEAVAVYRIRVGRKIGSAALVADGIHARTDGFTSLAVVAGGIGVLLGFPLADPIVGLLISAMIAVLLVGTVRSVGRRLMDGVEPELVERAERALEHLAEVESVERVRMRWVGHRLHGDALVRTSATSLADADRLSAEAESSVKRHMPNVDEMAVRVTASAVR; this is encoded by the coding sequence ATGACCGAACACAACCACGCCCATCCGCACGCTGACCACGAGCAGGAGAGCGGATCGTCCGCGCACGATCACGCGGACCATGATCACAGCCGGAACCACGGCCATTCCCACGGAGACGGCCACTCCCATGACCACGGCGAGCACGGTCACTCCCACCCGACGGGGTTCAAGGGATTCCTATACGGGATCTTCGTGCCGCACTCCCACGACGCCGCCGACTCGATCGACGACGCGATGGAAGCCCACTCCGAGGGAATCCGCGCGCTGAAGATCAGCCTGGTGCTCATGCTTGCCACGACCGTGCTGCAGGCCGTCGTCGTCTCGTTCTCCGGATCGGTAGCGCTTCTGGCCGATACGATCCACAACCTCTCCGACGCCTTGACCGCGGTGCCGCTGTGGATCGCGTTCGTGCTGTCTCGTCGGGTCGCGACGCGGAAGTACACCTATGGTTTCAACCGGGCCGAGGACCTCGCCGGGCTGTTCATCGTCCTGATGATCGCCCTGTCCGCGGTCATCGCCGCGTGGGAGGCGATCGACCGCATGCTCAACCCTCGCCCGATGGAGAACATCGGCTGGGTGATCGCCGCCGGCATCATCGGCTTCCTCGGTAACGAGGCGGTCGCGGTCTACCGCATCCGCGTGGGCAGGAAGATCGGCTCGGCCGCCCTGGTCGCCGACGGCATCCACGCCCGCACCGACGGGTTCACCTCACTTGCCGTCGTCGCCGGTGGCATCGGCGTCCTCTTGGGCTTCCCGCTGGCCGACCCGATCGTGGGCCTGCTCATCTCGGCCATGATCGCGGTGCTGCTGGTGGGCACCGTGCGCTCGGTCGGCCGACGGTTGATGGACGGCGTCGAGCCGGAACTCGTCGAACGCGCCGAGCGCGCTCTGGAGCATCTGGCCGAGGTCGAGTCGGTGGAACGGGTACGAATGCGCTGGGTCGGGCACCGCCTCCACGGCGACGCGCTCGTCCGCACCTCGGCGACGAGCCTTGCCGATGCCGACCGCCTGTCCGCGGAGGCAGAGAGCTCGGTGAAGCGGCACATGCCGAACGTGGACGAGATGGCCGTGCGGGTGACGGCGTCGGCGGTTAGGTAA
- a CDS encoding ArsR/SmtB family transcription factor — MDADKQMCRIGPDNQYVELAVEVFGLLADPTRVRIVLALRRSDELSVNHLAESVGKSPAAVSQHLAKLRMARIVSTRREGQRVFYRLENEHASQLVSDAIFQAEHSVANGQIPAHHHDERAEA, encoded by the coding sequence ATGGACGCAGATAAGCAGATGTGCAGGATCGGCCCCGACAACCAATACGTGGAACTTGCCGTTGAGGTGTTCGGGCTCCTCGCCGACCCGACCCGGGTCCGGATCGTCCTTGCGCTGCGCCGCAGCGACGAGCTGTCGGTGAACCATCTCGCCGAGAGCGTGGGCAAGTCGCCAGCCGCGGTGTCGCAGCACCTGGCGAAGCTGCGGATGGCCCGGATCGTGTCGACCCGGCGGGAGGGGCAGCGGGTGTTCTATCGGCTCGAGAACGAACACGCCTCCCAGCTGGTATCAGATGCGATCTTCCAGGCCGAGCACTCCGTCGCCAACGGGCAGATCCCGGCCCATCACCACGACGAACGAGCAGAAGCATGA
- a CDS encoding TetR/AcrR family transcriptional regulator, which yields MPNGKGTAGTGEQRPVRQGKTVNKRADAQRNRAKILAATPDALRKDPDASVADIAAEAGVGRMTLYGHFKTRAELIDATLADSLEGAEAVLADVPLDGDPGEAFEALITSSWMLLERIRAVLVVAQRELQPARIREMHEKAEARMRGLLERGQREGVFRADLPVDWLLAVTHLTMNAAAEEVTAGRLDRDDAARVIVVTLRSAFAANDRV from the coding sequence ATGCCGAACGGCAAGGGCACGGCCGGCACCGGTGAGCAGAGGCCGGTGCGGCAAGGAAAGACGGTCAACAAGCGAGCCGACGCCCAGCGCAACCGGGCGAAGATCCTCGCTGCGACTCCGGACGCGCTCCGGAAGGACCCCGATGCCTCCGTCGCCGACATCGCCGCCGAGGCGGGCGTCGGTCGGATGACCCTCTATGGGCATTTCAAGACGCGTGCCGAGCTCATCGACGCAACGCTGGCCGACAGCCTCGAGGGGGCTGAAGCAGTCCTGGCCGACGTGCCTCTCGACGGCGATCCGGGTGAGGCATTCGAGGCCCTGATCACCTCGAGCTGGATGCTCCTGGAGCGCATCCGCGCCGTGCTCGTGGTGGCTCAGCGCGAGCTGCAGCCGGCCCGCATCCGCGAGATGCACGAGAAGGCCGAAGCTCGGATGCGGGGGCTTCTCGAGCGCGGTCAGCGCGAGGGCGTCTTCCGTGCGGACCTGCCTGTCGACTGGCTCCTCGCGGTCACCCACCTGACCATGAACGCCGCAGCCGAAGAAGTCACGGCCGGCCGGCTCGACAGAGATGACGCGGCCCGCGTCATCGTCGTCACACTGCGCTCCGCTTTCGCCGCCAACGATCGCGTCTGA
- a CDS encoding MFS transporter, translating into MSETNAPAPRTGAKQWWGLAVLVIPSTLLFMMLTILFLAAPNMAADLNPTSAQLLWILDIYGFVMAGFLVAMGVLGDRIGKRLLMVNGAVLFGIVSIAAALTTSPELMIAWRAVLGVGGAMMLPSTLGLIFVLFADPKARGVAIGVWAGGISAGVALGPLLSGLLLEVFGWQATFLVAVPVMALVAIGAPLLLPEHKDPTAKIDLLSALLLVASLLAIIYGVKRFATQEPAGPSIGLLIAGALVGLWFVIRQLRATQPLLDVRLFANRTVSGALAVFLLSAAALGGVYSLFTQYLQQVQGLSPMQAGLSILPAAAVLIVVSTLSPMLARRFRPGNVIAVGLLTQVVGYILFTQLDAGTGLALVIASFVVTYPGVAPSMALTTDLVVSSVPPEKAGGASGLATTVNDLGISLGVAVIGSIGIAAYRSQIAGSLPDGLPPEAAAAAETGIDGAIDAAGQLPGDIGEALTTAAQQAFASGLNAAGITSAVIAAVAAIIAAVGLRHIRPTGQAHDDAEKEPAQES; encoded by the coding sequence ATGTCTGAGACGAATGCACCTGCACCCCGGACCGGGGCGAAGCAATGGTGGGGGCTCGCGGTCCTCGTGATTCCGTCGACCCTGCTGTTCATGATGCTGACGATTCTGTTCCTGGCGGCCCCGAACATGGCCGCCGACCTGAATCCGACGAGCGCACAGCTGCTGTGGATCCTCGACATCTACGGGTTCGTCATGGCTGGATTCTTGGTCGCGATGGGCGTCCTCGGCGACCGGATCGGCAAGCGGCTGCTCATGGTGAACGGCGCGGTCCTGTTCGGGATCGTGTCCATCGCTGCGGCGTTGACGACCAGTCCCGAGCTGATGATCGCCTGGCGCGCCGTCCTCGGAGTGGGAGGAGCCATGATGCTCCCGTCCACGCTGGGACTGATCTTCGTGCTCTTCGCCGACCCGAAGGCGCGAGGCGTCGCGATCGGCGTGTGGGCCGGCGGGATCTCCGCCGGCGTCGCTCTCGGCCCGCTGCTGTCCGGACTGCTGCTGGAAGTCTTCGGCTGGCAGGCGACGTTCCTGGTCGCGGTGCCCGTGATGGCGTTGGTGGCCATCGGCGCGCCGTTGCTGCTGCCGGAGCACAAGGATCCGACCGCGAAGATCGATCTGCTCAGCGCACTGCTCCTGGTCGCTTCGCTGCTGGCCATCATCTACGGCGTCAAGCGCTTCGCCACCCAGGAGCCGGCCGGTCCGTCGATCGGCCTGCTGATCGCCGGAGCACTGGTCGGGTTGTGGTTCGTGATCCGGCAGTTGCGCGCGACCCAGCCCCTGCTTGACGTGCGGCTGTTCGCCAACCGCACCGTCAGCGGAGCACTTGCGGTGTTCCTCCTATCGGCCGCGGCGCTGGGTGGGGTGTACTCGCTGTTCACCCAGTACCTGCAGCAGGTCCAGGGGCTCTCGCCCATGCAGGCCGGGCTGTCAATCCTGCCCGCCGCGGCAGTGCTCATCGTCGTCTCGACCCTCTCGCCGATGCTCGCCCGAAGGTTCCGGCCGGGTAACGTGATCGCCGTCGGACTACTCACCCAGGTCGTCGGCTACATCCTGTTCACCCAGCTCGATGCCGGCACCGGCCTCGCGCTGGTGATCGCGAGCTTCGTCGTCACCTACCCCGGGGTCGCGCCGTCCATGGCGCTGACCACGGACCTGGTCGTGAGCTCGGTCCCACCGGAGAAGGCCGGCGGTGCCTCCGGGCTCGCGACGACCGTCAATGACCTCGGGATCTCCCTCGGTGTCGCGGTTATCGGCAGCATCGGGATCGCTGCCTACCGCAGTCAGATCGCCGGCTCCCTGCCCGATGGGCTGCCACCGGAGGCCGCGGCCGCGGCTGAGACCGGAATCGACGGGGCCATCGACGCCGCCGGGCAGCTGCCGGGTGACATCGGAGAGGCACTGACGACCGCGGCCCAACAGGCCTTCGCCAGCGGACTGAACGCCGCCGGGATCACCTCCGCCGTCATCGCTGCCGTCGCCGCGATCATCGCCGCCGTCGGCCTGCGCCATATCCGCCCCACCGGGCAGGCCCACGACGACGCCGAGAAGGAACCCGCTCAGGAGTCGTGA
- a CDS encoding multicopper oxidase family protein, with amino-acid sequence MHSTLNRRQFLSVSALTLTAAGLAGCSTTTTKTTSFVRPTSAAVTAAEAKRRSTGTVVQRALTAEPVTLDLGGKTAKTWAYRGASAAQPLRGNVGDTLKVAFTNDLPDPTSVHWHGLALRNDMDGVPSLTQDAVKPGGSFDYEFTLPASGTFWFHPHVGTQQDRGLYAPLIIDDPNEKGDYEKEWVIVLDDWLDGVTATPDEVMKQLGQGMMDHDSGGHGDMEMGPMRMGNTLMGATSPLLGGDAGDVYYPLYLINGKPANDPQTFAAKPGERIRLRIINAGGDTAFRFGVTEHEMTITHSDGFPVKPLKAESLVLGMGERYDAIITAGDGAFAVIAEALGKQNQAHAVLRTGLGSAPAKDVKLPQQKTPATADSLKATSSVALPKRAVDRTLSLELTGGMEKYDWAINGKRMNMDKPMRDALGIVEGERVALEFKNSTEMWHPMHLHGHTYQHPGGGPRKDTSIVVPGTTLRVEFDADNPGRWLSHCHNVYHGEAGMMTTIAYQVN; translated from the coding sequence ATGCACTCCACCCTGAACCGCAGGCAATTCCTGTCCGTCAGCGCACTGACGCTGACCGCCGCCGGCCTCGCCGGATGCAGCACCACTACCACCAAGACAACCTCGTTCGTGAGGCCCACCAGCGCTGCGGTCACCGCCGCGGAGGCGAAGCGACGCAGCACCGGTACCGTCGTGCAGCGCGCGCTGACCGCCGAACCGGTCACCCTCGACCTCGGCGGGAAGACCGCGAAGACCTGGGCCTACCGGGGAGCCTCGGCGGCCCAGCCGCTGCGCGGCAACGTCGGCGACACCCTGAAAGTCGCCTTCACCAACGATCTCCCTGACCCGACCAGCGTCCACTGGCACGGACTGGCGCTGCGCAACGACATGGACGGAGTGCCGAGCCTCACCCAGGATGCCGTGAAGCCCGGCGGGTCGTTTGATTACGAGTTCACACTGCCCGCATCAGGCACGTTCTGGTTCCATCCCCACGTCGGCACGCAACAAGACCGTGGCCTGTATGCGCCGCTGATCATCGATGACCCGAACGAGAAGGGCGACTACGAGAAGGAATGGGTCATCGTCCTTGATGACTGGCTCGACGGCGTCACCGCGACGCCGGACGAGGTGATGAAGCAGCTCGGCCAGGGAATGATGGACCACGATAGTGGGGGACACGGTGACATGGAGATGGGCCCGATGCGAATGGGCAACACCCTCATGGGCGCGACCTCGCCTCTGCTCGGCGGCGACGCAGGCGACGTCTACTACCCCCTCTACCTGATCAACGGCAAGCCCGCCAATGACCCGCAAACCTTTGCCGCCAAGCCCGGAGAGCGGATCAGGCTGAGGATCATCAATGCTGGCGGCGACACCGCTTTCCGCTTTGGCGTCACCGAGCACGAGATGACGATCACGCACTCCGACGGATTCCCCGTCAAACCCCTCAAGGCAGAGAGCCTCGTTCTTGGAATGGGGGAGCGCTACGACGCGATCATCACCGCCGGCGACGGCGCATTCGCAGTCATCGCCGAAGCCCTAGGGAAGCAGAACCAGGCCCATGCTGTTCTGCGCACTGGGTTGGGAAGCGCGCCCGCGAAGGACGTGAAGCTGCCCCAGCAGAAGACCCCCGCCACCGCGGACAGCCTCAAAGCAACCAGTTCAGTCGCTCTGCCGAAGCGCGCCGTCGACCGCACTCTCTCACTCGAGCTGACCGGTGGCATGGAGAAATACGACTGGGCGATCAATGGCAAGCGGATGAACATGGACAAGCCGATGCGCGACGCCCTCGGCATCGTCGAAGGGGAGCGGGTCGCCCTCGAGTTCAAGAACTCGACTGAGATGTGGCATCCGATGCATCTGCACGGACACACCTACCAGCATCCAGGGGGAGGGCCGCGCAAGGACACCTCGATCGTTGTTCCCGGCACAACGTTGCGGGTCGAGTTCGATGCCGACAATCCCGGACGGTGGCTCTCGCACTGCCACAATGTCTACCACGGGGAAGCCGGGATGATGACGACGATCGCCTACCAGGTCAACTGA
- a CDS encoding DUF6153 family protein — protein METATYETCRSRHWLQLVVLTALLITGLLGMHALVGGPAAATASTASPVHVSSQSPGMTGMTSTASMSSASGVQGPVHGSGGCADAMNNGDSTCVSAPTAESIPALPVPSVAAVPTPVSAPMPTPPSETPRRFALTHLELSIYRT, from the coding sequence GTGGAGACCGCGACCTATGAAACCTGCCGCAGCCGGCACTGGCTGCAGCTGGTCGTTCTTACGGCGCTGCTGATCACGGGTCTTCTCGGCATGCACGCGCTGGTCGGCGGCCCGGCAGCGGCGACGGCTTCAACGGCGTCGCCGGTTCACGTGTCCTCGCAGTCGCCCGGCATGACGGGCATGACGTCTACCGCCTCCATGTCGAGCGCGTCCGGAGTACAGGGCCCGGTGCACGGCTCCGGCGGCTGCGCAGACGCCATGAACAACGGCGACTCGACTTGCGTCTCCGCGCCTACGGCCGAGAGCATTCCGGCCCTCCCCGTTCCGTCCGTCGCGGCTGTGCCCACACCCGTCTCTGCGCCCATGCCGACGCCGCCGTCCGAGACGCCTCGCCGGTTCGCGCTGACGCATCTGGAGCTGTCGATCTACCGAACGTGA
- a CDS encoding heavy-metal-associated domain-containing protein codes for MAANEYQVTGMTCGHCEMSVREEVSEIFGVTDIQVSAQTGKLVVSASDEVDDAKVLAAVEEAGYTAVRV; via the coding sequence ATGGCTGCGAACGAATACCAGGTGACGGGCATGACCTGCGGGCACTGCGAGATGTCGGTCCGCGAGGAGGTCAGCGAGATCTTCGGCGTCACCGACATCCAGGTCAGCGCACAGACCGGCAAGCTCGTCGTCTCCGCCTCCGACGAGGTCGACGACGCGAAGGTTCTGGCCGCTGTCGAGGAAGCCGGCTACACGGCGGTCCGGGTCTGA